The sequence TGCCGCGTTGTTGTCGGAAACGGACAGAGCCCGCGCGGCGCCGGCCGTCTCCGCGATGGACCCGGCTGTCGCGGCCGAGGTGCTGGGCCGGGTCGATCCTGCGGTGGCGGCGCGTATCGTCGAGGAGCTGCCGCCGCGCGCGGCGGGCGTCCTGCTGCGTCGCGCCTCGGCGCCGGCCCGTTCCGCAATCCTGGAACGGTTGCCGTCTCGCACCGCGTCGCGCCTGGGCGCGCTATTGCAGTACCCGGAGGGAAGCGCCGGGGCCCTGCTCGATCCCTCGGTCCGGACGGCTCCTCCCGACCTGACCGCGCAGGCGATGCTCGACCGGCTGCGCGTGGCCGGCGCGACGGTGCCCTCCTATCTGTACGTCGTCGATCGGCACGGCGTCCTGATGGGGGTCATGACACTCCGGGAACTGATCGGCGCGGTGCCGGACGCCCGGCTGGGCGCCGCCGCGAAGCGCCGGATCGCCACGCTTCCGGCAACGGCGGATCGCGCCGCCATCGTGACGCATCCGGCGTGGCGCGACCTCCGGGCGCTGCCGGTGGTGGATCGCGACGGCCGGTTTCTGGGCATCGTCCGGCACGAGACCGTACACGAACTGGCGTCCGGCGCGTCAGCCAGCGGGCTGGAACCGGCTGCGACGGGCATTGCCCTCGAAATCGGCGAACTGGTCTGGGACGAAGGCGTCTCGCTGGTGGAGGATCTGTTCGAAGCACT is a genomic window of Acidobacteriota bacterium containing:
- a CDS encoding magnesium transporter, giving the protein MPGRINSVDVDRQLADAFFAHHPTEVARTLDTAPLAEIAALLSETDRARAAPAVSAMDPAVAAEVLGRVDPAVAARIVEELPPRAAGVLLRRASAPARSAILERLPSRTASRLGALLQYPEGSAGALLDPSVRTAPPDLTAQAMLDRLRVAGATVPSYLYVVDRHGVLMGVMTLRELIGAVPDARLGAAAKRRIATLPATADRAAIVTHPAWRDLRALPVVDRDGRFLGIVRHETVHELASGASASGLEPAATGIALEIGELVWDEGVSLVEDLFEALHDMSEPARPIDTVAG